One Spinacia oleracea cultivar Varoflay chromosome 4, BTI_SOV_V1, whole genome shotgun sequence DNA segment encodes these proteins:
- the LOC110800647 gene encoding protein FAR1-RELATED SEQUENCE 5-like: MITTYKLSNSKWFQRLYKIKDKWCTGLSKDFFSAGILSSQRSESTNNAVCFKANKNTRLLKHASEVYTLTLFRDFEFEYGEAIGSFSNIVAMDGYKLYYEVYKQNDTESKQKVTFDAAAQRIACTCKNFEEAGWLCYHCIRVLHLHYIPKIPDWYITKRWTKQANADFWKKMDDTAILSSQQNKFIPWRHNMARKYYDLIVRSQGQQGTRKILEQGFERDSKEVDTFRNENAVMEVTTDANITDRVPTVEVLDPDRVNTKGRNKRGKGHFDNALKKKRGKGSKSNSTEYGTTTPAFTTPARLF, encoded by the exons ATGATAACTACATACAAATTAAGTAACAGTAAGTGGTTTCAACGATTATACAAAATAAAAGACAAGTGGTGTACTGGTTTGAGCAAAGACTTCTTCTCTGCTGGGATATTATCTTCTCAAAGAAGTGAGAGTACTAACAATGCAGTTTGTTTTAAGGCAAACAAAAACACAA GATTACTCAAACATGCTTCTGAGGTATACACTCTGACTCTATTtagggattttgaatttgaatatggTGAAGCAATTGGTTCATTTTCAAACATTGTGGCTATGGATGGTTACAAGTTGTATTATGAAGTGTACAAACAGAATGATACAGAATCAAAGCAAAAAGTAACATTTGACGCTGCTGCACAAAGAATAGCTTGTACATGCAAAAATTTTGAGGAAGCTGGATGGTTATGTTACCACTGTATACGTGTGTTACATCTGCACTATATTCCAAAGATTCCTGATTGGTATATAACAAAACGATGGACAAAACAAGCAAATGCAGATTTCTGGAAGAAGATGGATGATACTGCAATATTATCTAGTCAACAAAACAAATTTATCCCTTGGCGTCATAATATGGCACGGAAGTACTATGACTTGATAGTAAGAAGTCAAGGGCAACAAGGAACTAGGAAGATATTAGAGCAAGGTTTTGAAAGAGATTCTAAGGAGGTAGATACATTCAGAAATGAAAATGCTGTCATGGAAGTAACTACAGATGCTAATATTACAGACAGAGTTCCTACTGTTGAAGTACTTGATCCAGATAGAGTTAATACAAAGGGAAGAAATAAGAGAGGAAAAGGGCATTTTGATAATgctttgaaaaagaaaagaggaaagGGATCAAAGAGTAATTCAACAGAGTATGGTACTACAACTCCAGCTTTTACAACACCGGCACGTTTATTTTAA
- the LOC110800648 gene encoding WPP domain-associated protein has product MDEFFMEVDNKFRVSMEDSTMMCMLHSAMNKAHAKVESKEGVIERLNEQSKFYELAIIQLEACLMFVQEEEGNYILETTHNRLLFELLEMKDKFIERLQETDDAIAEKDKEMNERFENESRLRQILEAKEKELQFYKQCKDNKTDGRLNGECELSLDEYIVENSIKEDIYMDLFGETFKEMILYDQEKIACELINVTKEGTFRSNQVEAMEHIYISESNTYIQRFNPEEAKTISLEEKMPNLWNLEFMDYKYNFVIKESIQWCTLLEAIKQCGVLFTKVPKISHGKIIESLIKELKSLLSDFGIEMSIDCQGKMLLAYETNKTMDLPAITFDNDIPCIQDVLDMIINTGVLIQEKMNLSNSRLDKLNKQVKILTQQIISVKRQNLVYKTAFIQRCQNLHKAEIEVDILGDTVDSLTSLLKRIYSTLDHYSIVLQNFPEVCNMRIWIKKLIFFEDDTNIKLSAYSF; this is encoded by the exons ATGGATGAGTTCTTCATGGAAGTTGATAATAAATTTAGAGTATCCATGGAAGATTCAACAATGATGTGCATGTTGCATTCGGCGATGAACAAGGCACACGCGAAAGTTGAATCAAAGGAAGGTGTAATCGAGAGACTAAACGAGCAGTCAAAATTCTACGAATTAGCCATCATTCAATTAGAAGCATGCTTAATGTTTGTACAAGAGGAGGAAGGTAATTACATACTTGAAACAACACATAACAGACTTTTATTTGAATTGTTAGAAATGAAGGATAAATTTATAGAAAGATTACAAGAAACAGATGATGCAATAGCCGAAAAAGATAAGGAAATGAACGAAAGGTTTGAAAATGAATCTAGATTACGACAAATATTGGAAGCTAAAGAGAAGGAATTACAATTTTATAAACAATGTAAAGATAATAAAACTGATGGAAGATTGAATGGAGAATGTGAGTTAAGTTTAGATGAATATATTGTCGAGAACTCCATCAAGGAAGATATATACATGGACCTTTTCGGAGAAACATTTAAAGAAATGATACTATATGATCAAGAAAAGATTGCTTGTGAATTAATTAATGTCACTAAGGAGGGTACTTTTCGTTCAAATCAAGTGGAGGCCATGGAACATATATATATTTCTGAGTCAAATACTTACATACAAAGATTTAATCCAGAGGAAGCGAAAACTATTTCCTTGGAAGAAAAAATGCCAAATTTATGGAATTTAGAATTTATGgattataaatataattttgtTATAAAAGAATCTATTCAGTGGTGCACACTTTTAGAAGCTATCAAACAGTGTGGAGTTTTATTTACAAAGGTTCCTAAAATCTCCCATGGTAAAATAATTGAGAGCTTAATTAAAGAACTTAAATCTCTATTAAGCGATTTCGGAATCGAGATGAGTATAGATTGTCAAGGAAAAATGTTACTAGCTTATGAAACAAATAAGACGATGGATCTTCCGGCTATCACATTCGATAATGATATTCCATGTATTCAAGATGTTCTTGACATGATAATAAACACTGGAGTTTTGATTCAAGAGAAGATGAATCTAAGTAATTCAAG ATTGGATAAGTTAAATAAGCAAGTCAAGATTTTAACTCAACAAATTATATCTGTTAAGAGACAAAATTTGGTATATAAGACTGCTTTTATACAAAGATGCCAGAATCTCCACAAGGCTGAAATTGAG GTTGATATTCTTGGGGATACAGTGGATTCTTTAACAAGTCTACTCAAAAGAATATACTCGACATTGGATCACTACTCAATAGTACTTCAAAATTTCCCAGAG GTTTGCAATATGCGGATTTGGATTAAAAAGTTAATTTTCTTTGAGGATGATACAAATATAAAACTGTCCGCCTATAGTTTCtga
- the LOC110800649 gene encoding putative lipid-binding protein AIR1B, producing the protein MGSKFLGLFLMVNLAMFGFVSTNAAGCPPLSGCIGIAGLLNVQFGSQSSSQCCSLLGGLVDVEAAACLCTSLKNSPVAPLLGLLGPLTGLLGPLAPLLGGLAPLTGQQVSAVFNACGMNSPTTNSCA; encoded by the coding sequence atggGATCCAAGTTCCTAGGTTTGTTCTTGATGGTTAACCTAGCAATGTTTGGTTTTGTTTCCACTAATGCGGCAGGCTGCCCTCCCCTTAGTGGATGCATAGGCATTGCTGGATTACTAAATGTTCAGTTTGGTAGTCAATCAAGTTCCCAATGTTGTTCACTCCTTGGTGGGCTTGTCGATGTTGAGGCAGCTGCTTGCCTTTGCACTAGCCTTAAGAATTCACCAGTAGCTCCTCTACTTGGTTTACTTGGTCCCCTAACCGGACTTCTTGGGCCTCTTGCACCTCTCTTAGGCGGACTTGCTCCCCTTACCGGACAACAGGTCTCCGCCGTCTTTAATGCATGTGGAATGAACTCTCCCACAACCAATTCATGTGCTTAA